From the Candidatus Auribacterota bacterium genome, the window CTTGATATCGTCGAGGCGCGGAGCGTTCACGTCCCTGTGGAAATGCTCCAGCACCGTGTAGATATCGCCGAGCACCTGGCACGGGTGGAGGAGGTCCGTGAGGCCGTTGATCACCGGGATTGAGGCGTGGTTGGCAAGTTCGATCACATCCTGATGGCTGAAGGTCCGTATCATGATCCCGTTCAGGTAGCGGGACAGGGTCCTCGCGGTATCAGCGATGGTTTCTCCCCGGCCGAGTTGAAGGTCGCCCGCGCCGAGATAGAGGGCGTGTCCGCCGAGCTGGAACATCCCCACCTCGAATGAAACCCTCGTGCGCGTGGACGGCTTATGGAAAATCATGCCGAGGGTCTTCCCCGCGAGCACGGGGGTGGGCGTGCCCCTCTTCAGCTTATCCTTGAGCTCTTTTGTCCTGGAAAAGATTTCCAATATCTCTCCCCTATCGAGTGCGTCAATGCTGATCAGGTCCTTACTCTTCATTGATTCCTCCATAACAACGTTAAATTCTCACCACGGAGGCACGGAGGGCACGGAGATCTTTAAAACAGCAACAACAGTTTCGCGTTTCTGGTTTCCAGGGCAAGAAATAATCCGTGTTTACCTGCGGTTAAAATTAATCCGCGAAATCAGCGTCATCCGCGGTTAAACTCTTGAGTTTCTCCGTGCCCTCCGTGCCTCCGTGGTGAAAATATATTTTTATTCGATGCCGGCACCGCCGATGGCCTTCTTCAGGCTGTCCAGATCGGGCTCGATGGAGATTGTCCGGCCGGCGATCTTCATGGCGGTATCGACATCCTTGAGCCCGTTCCCCGTGATCAGGCATACGATCCTCTCCGATCCCGACAAATCCCCCTTGGCGATGAGCTTCTTCAATCCCGCCACACTCGTCGCGCCCGCGGGCTCGGCAAATATGCCGCACGTCCGGGCGAGCAGCGGTATTGTGTCTAGAATCTCCTCGTCGCGCACCGTGACGGCCATGCCCTCCGATTCCCTCACCGCGCGCACCGCCATATCACCGTCCCTCGGGAGGTCAACGGATATGCTGTCGGCGATCGTCGTCGCCTTCACCGGGCGGATGACGCCGTCGCCATTCACCGCGTCCGCCACGGCGCTGCTCTTCTCGGACTGGACGGCGACGAGCTTTGGCATGCTATGGATCAGTCCCACACCCTGCAGGTCCCTGAATCCCTTCCATATGCCACTGATGATGTTCCCGTCGCCGACAGGCACAAATACGAGATCGGGAACCTCCCAGTTCAACTGCTCGCATATCTCGAATGAGCAGCTCTTCTTCCCCTCGCGCGTGTAGGGATTGTAGCCGGTGTTCCGGTTGTACCACCCGTACTCCTCTGCCGCCTCGAGGCATAGATCGAAGGCGTCATCGTAGGAGCCCTTCACGGCGAATACCTTTGCGCCGAAGATGAGGAGCTGGGCGATCTTGGCCTTCGGGGCCGTCTCGGGGACAAAGATGATCGGGCTCAGGCCGATGCTCGCGCAGAGGCACGCGGTTGACGATGCCGCGTTGCCTGTCGAGGCGCCGCATATTTTGTTGAAGCCGAGATCGAGGGCCTTCGCAATGGCCACCGAGCTGGCCCTGTCCTTAAATGACGCGCTCGGGTTCCTCCCGTCATCCTTGAGGAAAAGTGTCTTGATCCCAAGCCGACTGGCGAGTGCTTCAGCCCGGTAGAGGGGGCTCCACCCGATTGCGAGCGGCATGATCGTGGAATGGTCTTCCAGGGGATAGAGATCCCAGTAGCGCCAGACTGAGAAATCGGTATTCGCCGCCAGGGTCTCGCGCGTGAGCCTTTTGCGGATGGCGGCGTAGTCATACACGACATCGAGGTTCTTCCCGCAGCGGTCGCACACGTAGCGCATGCCGCGGGCCTCAAACTCCCGCCCGCAGCCGGTGCACTTCAATCCGAGAACGTGGTGCATTGCTCTCCAGAAATAGATGAGGGCTGAGCGTCGCGGGCTGAGAGAATACGCGCTATCAGACGCTCAACCCTCGACCACTACACGCTATCCGTTCACGGGGTCGGGGACAATCCGGGTCCCCGCCTTCCCTAGGAGGGCATCGATCGCCTTATCCAGGCTGGTGATGATGGCGCACTGGCCGCCCCACTCCATGAATCGTATGCACGCGAGCACCTTGGGCCCCATGCTGCCCGCCTTGAAATGACCCTCCTTGTGGAGCTTCTTTATCTCCGAGAGGGTGACGCTCCTTACCGGTTTTTCCTGAGGGGTTCCGAAGTTGATCCGCGCGGCGTCCACGTCGGTGAGGATGAGGAAGATGTCAGCCCCGACGACCTCGGCGAGCCGCTCGCCGGCCTTGTCCTTGTCTATGACGGCCGCGGTCCCCCTCAGGTTATCGTTCTTGTCATACACCACGGGGACACCGCCGCCGCCCGAGGCAATGACGACGATCCCAGAATCCACCATGCGCCGTATGGCGACGTACTCCATGTTTCTGATCGGGTCTGGAGAC encodes:
- a CDS encoding threonine synthase — protein: MHHVLGLKCTGCGREFEARGMRYVCDRCGKNLDVVYDYAAIRKRLTRETLAANTDFSVWRYWDLYPLEDHSTIMPLAIGWSPLYRAEALASRLGIKTLFLKDDGRNPSASFKDRASSVAIAKALDLGFNKICGASTGNAASSTACLCASIGLSPIIFVPETAPKAKIAQLLIFGAKVFAVKGSYDDAFDLCLEAAEEYGWYNRNTGYNPYTREGKKSCSFEICEQLNWEVPDLVFVPVGDGNIISGIWKGFRDLQGVGLIHSMPKLVAVQSEKSSAVADAVNGDGVIRPVKATTIADSISVDLPRDGDMAVRAVRESEGMAVTVRDEEILDTIPLLARTCGIFAEPAGATSVAGLKKLIAKGDLSGSERIVCLITGNGLKDVDTAMKIAGRTISIEPDLDSLKKAIGGAGIE
- the argF gene encoding ornithine carbamoyltransferase, with translation MKSKDLISIDALDRGEILEIFSRTKELKDKLKRGTPTPVLAGKTLGMIFHKPSTRTRVSFEVGMFQLGGHALYLGAGDLQLGRGETIADTARTLSRYLNGIMIRTFSHQDVIELANHASIPVINGLTDLLHPCQVLGDIYTVLEHFHRDVNAPRLDDIKVTFIGDGNNVANSWVEAAAKLDFTFTICSPTGFEPDREIWAAAKRAGAKLCIERDPAKAVSDADIIYTDVWASMGQEKEREKRLKIFEPFRVNGRLMSKAKKGARVMHCLPAHRGEEATDEVLDGPASIIFDQAENRLHVQKGIMALLLQSKV